Proteins from a genomic interval of Sugiyamaella lignohabitans strain CBS 10342 chromosome C, complete sequence:
- the USV1 gene encoding Usv1p (Putative transcription factor containing a C2H2 zinc finger; mutation affects transcriptional regulation of genes involved in growth on non-fermentable carbon sources, response to salt stress and cell wall biosynthesis; USV1 has a paralog, RGM1, that arose from the whole genome duplication; GO_component: GO:0005634 - nucleus [Evidence IEA,IEA]; GO_component: GO:0005634 - nucleus [Evidence IDA] [PMID 18667581]; GO_function: GO:0003677 - DNA binding [Evidence IEA]; GO_function: GO:0046872 - metal ion binding [Evidence IEA,IEA]; GO_function: GO:0003676 - nucleic acid binding [Evidence IEA]; GO_function: GO:0043565 - sequence-specific DNA binding [Evidence IDA] [PMID 19111667]; GO_function: GO:0043565 - sequence-specific DNA binding [Evidence IDA] [PMID 19158363]; GO_process: GO:0000436 - carbon catabolite activation of transcription from RNA polymerase II promoter [Evidence IMP] [PMID 18667581]; GO_process: GO:0061416 - regulation of transcription from RNA polymerase II promoter in response to salt stress [Evidence IMP] [PMID 18667581]; GO_process: GO:0006355 - regulation of transcription, DNA-templated [Evidence IEA]; GO_process: GO:0006351 - transcription, DNA-templated [Evidence IEA]) has protein sequence MMQTENLISVPPGTPPAKKVKTKYPKIFQCTGYGDCRMTFTRSEHLARHIRKHTGERPFSCHCSRSFSRLDNLRQHIQTVHANEQHIMHSTPGVHQQPPPPFSSHPQPPQPQQPQPQPQHQHHNHNHNIYNKPLPQPMMNNGGPLGGPGPEPTIKPDPHAMMVDSPPPESPSFRAKNRPSPINLNDAHNHNNGHMNGTSPTSPMFQRGGQPGQGQMYYNGAPGQPPYSHGSNTPSASMEPTTPTTPYQGYQPQHQHQHQQQQQQQQQQQQQHYAPNVQQNGSSSYQYASSNNSNYDGNGGNGGRLRSYRSIAQLSSTSTSNSTISRQPSISSFSSPMYAQASNTSSWLSNVLCDPQDPNSYPPSGHHHEEERPHTWGPSSNHNRFSSATDDGDMSDRNSLSQLVRITEDAHISSPPPTSGRSSIHSIPENGQLPSLSTIFSNNQQPPIRQSSVSASPSSVASSSSFVTTSGFADSNRPQLSANRSYTKNLILPRPESYPPPKGYVMTLPMADTRPPTLPPAGSEGTSASSSSNPRPNGSITRFNSSLTKPLPPLPMEAQQQQPQSQPQSNPSSSASPDGMDVLLQAAGV, from the coding sequence ATGATGCAAACAGAAAACCTCATTTCAGTTCCTCCCGGAACTCCCCCTGCtaaaaaagtcaaaacAAAGTATCCGAAAATATTCCAATGTACTGGTTATGGGGACTGTCGAATGACGTTTACCCGGTCAGAACACCTGGCCAGGCATATTCGTAAACACACTGGTGAACGTCCTTTTAGCTGTCACTGTAGTCGGTCGTTTTCCCGACTGGATAATCTTCGTCAACACATTCAAACTGTTCATGCTAATGAACAGCATATAATGCATTCCACTCCTGGTGTTCACCAGcaaccacctcctccattTTCATCACATCCTCAACCGCCACAGccacaacaaccacaaccacaaccacaacaccagcatcatAATCACAATCATAATATTTACAACAAACCTTTACCTCAACCTATGATGAACAATGGAGGTCCATTAGGCGGTCCTGGTCCTGAACCCACTATTAAACCCGATCCACATGCTATGATGGTGGATTCTCCACCTCCTGAATCTCCATCATTCCGTGCCAAGAATAGACCCAGTCCCATAAACTTGAATGACGCTCATAACCACAACAACGGCCATATGAACGGCACTTCGCCAACTTCTCCTATGTTCCAACGAGGCGGTCAACCTGGTCAAGGCCAAATGTATTATAACGGTGCACCTGGTCAACCTCCTTATTCACATGGTTCTAATACACCTAGTGCCTCTATGGAACCAACCACTCCCACTACTCCATATCAAGGTTATCAACctcaacatcaacaccaacatcaacaacaacaacagcagcaacagcaacaacagcaacaacattaTGCTCCTAATGTCCAGCAGAACGGATCCAGTTCGTACCAATATGCCAGTTCTAATAATTCCAACTATGATGGAAACGGTGGTAACGGTGGTAGGCTAAGGTCGTACCGATCAATTGCCCAATTGTCCTCGACATCAACATCCAATTCGACTATTTCAAGACAACCTTCGATATCCAGTTTTTCGTCTCCAATGTATGCACAAGCATCCAATACCTCGTCATGGTTATCCAACGTTTTATGTGATCCTCAAGATCCTAACTCGTATCCTCCATCGGGTCATCATCATGAAGAAGAGCGACCACATACCTGGGGTCCTTCATCGAATCATAACAGATTTTCGTCTGCTACTGACGATGGAGACATGTCTGATCGTAACTCGTTATCACAGTTAGTCCGGATTACTGAAGATGCACACATCTCCAGTCCACCTCCTACCAGTGGAAGATCCAGTATCCATTCGATTCCTGAAAACGGGCAACTTCCATCGCTGTCCACAATATTCAGCAATAACCAGCAACCTCCTATAAGACAATCGTCAGTGTCGGCCTCGCCATCTTCGGTggcctcgtcatcttcatttgtTACCACATCAGGCTTTGCGGACTCCAACCGTCCTCAGTTATCTGCCAACAGATCATACACCAAGAACCTGATCCTGCCACGACCCGAGTCATACCCACCGCCAAAGGGATACGTAATGACCCTGCCAATGGCCGACACAAGACCCCCTACACTTCCTCCTGCTGGTTCAGAAGGAACCTCTGCATCCTCGTCGTCCAACCCCAGACCCAATGGGTCCATTACACGGTTCAACTCGAGTCTCACCAAACCACTTCCCCCACTGCCCATGgaagctcaacaacagcaacccCAATCACAGCCGCAATCCAATccctcgtcgtcagctTCTCCCGACGGCATGGATGTCCTGCTacaagctgctggtgtatAA
- the SEC21 gene encoding Sec21p (Gamma subunit of coatomer; coatomer is a heptameric protein complex that together with Arf1p forms the COPI coat; involved in ER to Golgi transport of selective cargo; GO_component: GO:0030126 - COPI vesicle coat [Evidence IEA]; GO_component: GO:0030126 - COPI vesicle coat [Evidence IDA] [PMID 1461285]; GO_component: GO:0030663 - COPI-coated vesicle membrane [Evidence IEA]; GO_component: GO:0005794 - Golgi apparatus [Evidence IEA]; GO_component: GO:0000139 - Golgi membrane [Evidence IEA]; GO_component: GO:0005737 - cytoplasm [Evidence IEA,IEA]; GO_component: GO:0031410 - cytoplasmic vesicle [Evidence IEA]; GO_component: GO:0005768 - endosome [Evidence IEA,IEA]; GO_component: GO:0005768 - endosome [Evidence IDA] [PMID 17101773]; GO_component: GO:0016020 - membrane [Evidence IEA]; GO_component: GO:0030117 - membrane coat [Evidence IEA]; GO_function: GO:0003674 - molecular_function [Evidence ND]; GO_function: GO:0005198 - structural molecule activity [Evidence IEA]; GO_process: GO:0006888 - ER to Golgi vesicle-mediated transport [Evidence IMP] [PMID 1461285]; GO_process: GO:0006886 - intracellular protein transport [Evidence IEA]; GO_process: GO:0015031 - protein transport [Evidence IEA]; GO_process: GO:0006890 - retrograde vesicle-mediated transport, Golgi to ER [Evidence IMP] [PMID 8001155]; GO_process: GO:0006810 - transport [Evidence IEA]; GO_process: GO:0016192 - vesicle-mediated transport [Evidence IEA,IEA]) encodes MSALTYKKNDDIESGNLDKMTVFQDCISGFNTSPIQSKKCRILLAKLIHLLSTGDSFPPEEATTLFFSITKLFQHRDVALRQMVYLAIKELSATANDVIMVTSSIMKDVQAANDMIYKPNAIRALVRIIDASIVQGIERLMKTAIVDRHAAISSAALISSYHLLPIAKDIVRRWANETQEAVITQKSFPSSVHGSSLDSSSGSNYSPGISTMTQYHALGLLYHLRAHDRMALMKMIQQFSGTGSALRNANAIVMLIRYIAKIIDEDQSNTLRPQLYGYLEGWLRHKSDIVNLEAAKTILALPNVSEVEAHAAISVLQAFLGSPRTVSRFAAIRILNRFAMIKPQSVVACNIEIESLINDPSRSIATYAITTLLKTGTEASVDRLMSQISGFMNDISDEFKVIVVDAIRSLALKFPAKHGSMLTFLAGTLRDEGGITFKTAVVEALFDMIRFIPDSRDTALGHLCEFIEDCEFTELTVRILHLLGVEGPKTGNPTIYVRYIYNRVVLENSLIRAAAITALAQFALVDNAQIKDSIKVLLTRSLDDPTDEVRDRATLSLRLLGLQDQSVAKEFLRPTAKYSLPQLEHVLATYVSGGKEQFATPLDISSVPRLTEEQVRAQTLKNLKAQEEEQVKSKSSREGAAANAGSNAKGASGANGAGKNESADLQKSIDNAKYAQELQAIPEFQSYGPIFKSSSKIPLTESETEYVVTAVKHMFKEHLVIQYDVTNTFNEYVLENVIAEVQGELEEEFIIPIDRLVPDSTGTIYVSFARDSADLVTGTCYNNLKFVSKEIDPDTNEPQDGGFDDDYSLENLEILAGDYVTPSYIGNFQHQWDELASFESTGAYQLPGSSSIADATATLVSHLNMMALDGSDSPTSESTHTLKLFGKCITGEKVIALIQMVYRSANGVTLKIAARSENESIPELLTDSIGVL; translated from the coding sequence ATGTCGGCGCTCACGTATAAGAAGAACGACGACATTGAGTCGGGCAATCTCGACAAGATGACGGTATTCCAGGACTGTATCTCGGGGTTCAACACATCGCCTATCCAGTCCAAGAAGTGTCGAATTCTGCTGGCGAAACTGATTCATTTGCTATCAACAGGCGACTCGTTCCCTCCTGAAGAGGCCACCACCTTATTTTTCAGTATTACCAAGTTATTCCAGCATCGCGATGTGGCTCTTCGTCAGATGGTGTATTTGGCTATCAAGGAACTATCGGCCACTGCCAATGATGTGATCATGGTCACCAGTTCCATCATGAAAGATGTTCAGGCTGCTAATGATATGATTTATAAACCCAATGCTATTCGTGCTTTGGTGCGAATCATCGATGCTTCAATTGTTCAGGGCATTGAACGTCTTATGAAGACAGCCATTGTCGACCGTCATGCAGCCATTTCCAGTGCTGCTCTCATCAGTTCATATCATTTGCTGCCAATTGCTAAAGATATTGTCAGAAGATGGGCCAATGAGACTCAGGAGGCTGTTATTACTCAAAAGTCGTTCCCCAGCTCGGTCCATGGCAGTAGTCTTGATTCCAGCAGTGGTTCCAACTACAGCCCAGGCATCTCGACCATGACCCAATACCATGCTCTGGGTCTTCTGTATCATTTGCGAGCTCATGATAGAATGGCtttaatgaaaatgattcAACAATTTTCTGGCACTGGAAGTGCTCTTCGTAACGCCAATGCCATTGTTATGCTGATTCGATACATTGCCAAGATCATAGACGAGGACCAATCCAACACTCTCCGTCCTCAATTGTATGGCTATTTAGAGGGCTGGCTACGTCACAAGTCGGATATTGTCAATTTGGAGGCTGCCAAGACCATTTTGGCACTTCCAAATGTCAGTGAAGTCGAGGCCCATGCTGCCATTAGTGTACTTCAAGCATTCCTTGGCTCGCCTCGTACCGTATCACGATTCGCGGCTATCCGTATTTTGAACAGATTTGCCATGATCAAGCCTCAATCGGTTGTTGCTTGTAATATCGAGATCGAGTCGTTGATTAACGACCCCAGCAGATCAATTGCGACTTATGCTATTACCACTTTACTCAAGACAGGTACTGAAGCCAGTGTTGACCGACTGATGTCGCAGATTTCCGGATTCATGAACGATATCAGTGACGAGTTTAAGGTTATTGTAGTGGACGCTATTCGCAGTTTGGCCCTGAAATTCCCTGCCAAGCACGGCAGTATGTTGACGTTTTTGGCTGGTACATTACGAGACGAGGGTGGTATTACGTTTAAAACGGCAGTTGTCGAGGCTCTTTTTGACATGATTAGATTTATTCCCGACAGCAGAGACACTGCATTAGGCCACTTGTGTGAATTCATTGAAGATTGTGAGTTCACCGAACTGACGGTGCGCATTCTCCATTTATTAGGTGTCGAGGGACCCAAGACTGGCAACCCTACTATCTATGTTCGTTATATCTACAACCGAGTGGTGCTGGAAAACTCGTTGATTCGAGCAGCTGCCATTACTGCCCTTGCACAGTTTGCATTGGTTGACAATGCCCAAATCAAAGACAGCATCAAGGTCCTACTGACCCGATCGCTGGATGACCCAACTGACGAGGTCAGAGATAGAGCTACTTTGAGTCTTCGTTTATTAGGATTGCAAGACCAGTCGGTTGCCAAAGAGTTTCTGCGTCCTACTGCCAAGTACTCGTTACCACAGCTGGAACATGTGCTTGCCACTtatgtttctggtggtaaAGAGCAGTTTGCTACTCCTCTGGATATTTCCAGTGTTCCTCGTCTGACTGAGGAACAAGTTAGAGCTCAAACTCTTAAGAACCTCAAggctcaagaagaagagcaagtCAAGTCGAAATCGTCTCGAGaaggagctgctgccaacGCTGGCAGCAATGCCAAgggtgcttctggtgctaatgGAGCGGGTAAGAATGAATCTGCTGATTTACAGAAGTCTATTGACAATGCCAAGTACGCACAAGAATTACAAGCTATTCCCGAATTCCAGTCGTACGGACCCATTTTCAAGTCGTCGAGCAAGATTCCTCTTACTGAATCCGAGACCGAGTACGTTGTTACAGCAGTCAAGCATATGTTCAAAGAGCATCTCGTCATCCAATACGACGTCACCAACACTTTCAACGAATACGTTCTGGAAAACGTCATTGCCGAGGTTCAAGGTGAACTCGAAGAAGAGTTTATCATTCCCATCGACCGGTTGGTGCCCGACTCCACGGGAACCATCTACGTTTCGTTTGCACGTGACAGCGCCGACCTGGTGACTGGTACCTGTTATAACAACCTGAAATTCGTTTCCAAGGAGATTGATCCCGATACCAACGAGCCCCAAGACGGGGGTTTCGATGACGACTACTCACTTGAGAATCTCGAGATCCTCGCTGGCGACTATGTCACCCCCTCTTACATTGGCAACTTCCAACACCAATGGGACGAACTTGCATCTTTCGAGTCCACTGGTGCCTATCAACTGcctggcagcagcagcattgcGGATGCCACTGCCACGCTTGTGTCACACCTGAACATGATGGCCCTAGACGGTTCCGACTCGCCTACTTCCGAGTCTACTCACACCCTCAAGCTGTTCGGCAAGTGCATCACTGGCGAAAAAGTCATCGCCCTCATTCAAATGGTCTACCGCTCTGCCAATGGCGTCACCCTAAAAATCGCTGCCCGCTCCGAAAACGAATCAATCCCCGAACTGCTCACAGATTCAATTGGTGTTTTATAA